From Antechinus flavipes isolate AdamAnt ecotype Samford, QLD, Australia chromosome 1, AdamAnt_v2, whole genome shotgun sequence:
TTAATAAACTACTATCTTGTTTGGAGAAACTGTTTCtctgtttgttattttttctgttatattgttatgtttttctgtttctgtgttaTTCACATTTTACTTGCTACATACCCTAGTCATCTTTCACCTTTCAAAGGAGTTCTAAAGATGCTCAAAAACATTTACAATCTTTTAAGTtctaaagcatttaaaaaactattaaatgaatttttccagtttctggttCGTTCTCTATTCTGGGGGTGATTGGGAGGAAGAGGTGAAATGAATTCGAACTCCATTGTTCCTATCTTCACATCCATTGAAATAATTCTGGCAAAGAGGTGCTTCTCTTCCTTCCAAAGATTTTCTGAACTGCTTGGCATGAAGCACAGTCATCCTGGGCCTCTTAGTGGTTCATATGCCCAGCCAATGAAAGGATGGCAAGAAAGTCGAGGAGGCTGTAGGGCATTGATGATTTCCATGCTCCTTCAACAAAGCCACTTTCAAAGCTAACTAATTTTGAATATATGGATGCAGAAGTAGACTTATACAACTGCATGATCTGCTGAGGTAGACTTTCTAGAATTATGGGGATGGGATTTAAAGATAAACAATTGAGAAGCCTGATCTCCAATTAAGTAGTGGTCTTAGAGTGGTCTCCAGTTAAGTTCACTGAGATATGACTTTGGAACCCTCAAACAATTAAAGCTGTCCACCCAATTGAATTTGGATAAGTGAGTCCCTTTTGAAACTGCAGTGTTgctttgttactttttctagccTCATCCTAGTAATTAGTTATTCTGGGTCCTCAGTCTGCAACCCAAGGTCCTCTTTAGTGCTACTCTGACCTCCTTGTTGCGTAGGGTGTACACCACAGGATTGAGCAATGGGGTAACAACTGTGTAGAAAACAGCCACCATGCGGTCCTCATCTGGGTTGCTCCCTGACTCTGGTCTCAGATAGATTATTGAGGCACATCCAAAATGCACAATGACCACTGTGAGATGAGACACACAAGTGGAGAAGGCTTTGCGCCGTCCAGCAGCAGAAGGGATCCTCACAATGGCAGCTACAATGAAGGCATATGAGAGcagaatgaggaagaaggaggccAGCAGCACGATCACACTAAAGAAGAAGATAGTCAGGACCTTGGCTGCACTCTGAGTACAACTGAGTTTGAGAACTGGTGCAATGTCACAGAAGAAGTGTTCTACTCGGTTGCTGtggcagaaggaggaggaaaatatgAGGCAAGTCTCAGTGACAGCCACCAGAAATCCTGAGCAGAAGACCAGGCTTCCCAGATGGAGACAAACAGATGGACTCATGATCACTGCGTAACGGAGTGGGTGGCAGATGGCCACGTACCGGTCATAACCCATCAAGGTGAGGAGAAAACAATTACTACAAGCCAGGCCTATAAAAAAGAACATCTGAGCCCAGCAACTAGGAATGGAAATGACTTGGTTCTCCATCAACAGGTGGACCAGCATGTTGGGAATGGTGACCAGTGTGTAACAAGTCTCTGAGAGCGATAGGACCCCTAAGAAGTAATACATGGGAGTGTGGAGGGTGTGATCCAGGTAGATAATGGTAATGATAGTGACGTTGCTACTGAGTGAGATCAAGTACATGAGtaggaagagaatgaagagagtAGGTTTCAGATCTGGAAGATTGGAAAACCCAACAAGCACAAATTCTTTCACTATCCATGTCTCATTTTCCAACTTCATCCCAGGAGCCTACAAGGAGATAAAACAGGAAAGGAGATTTTCACTTCCatcatatttagaaatgaagtttGCTCCATGGAGCTTGGTGTACCACTCTACTATTCGTTTTGACTATCTTAGTCTTACTCTTCTCTTGCTAAATATCCTGTCTACTTTAGGCTTATCATCCTTGAGGTAGGACCTCTTTGCCTCTGTGCTTCAGTGAATGCAGTTCATCAACTAAGGAATCTGTCTGATGACCCAAACAATCCAGCCTTGTTTGTTTCACAAAGTACAAAGTCCCCAAGATGaacattattattccataaggAATGATGGATGGGAAATCTGGGAAcatttgtataaactgatgcaaaatgatgTGAATAGAAACAAAACATTATATATTAAGAACGACATTATAAAGAAAGGCAACTTGAAAGACTTGCGGACTTTGATCAGTATAATGATGAATTAAAATTCCAGAGAATTGATGATGAAGCATGGTACCCACCTCCTGGAGGAAAAATGGTGaactcaagatgcagaataagACATGCATTTCAGATACAGATAATGTGGGAATTCactttgcttgattatgcatatttgctacaaggcatttgttttttttcttttttgagtagtGAGTAATGAGGGAATGAGTAGAGAAATaaggaggatggaaggaaggaaagaagggaagtggggagggagggaggatggagaaatgaaaggaaagaggaaagaaaggagggagtgagcaaagaagggaagaagagaggaaggaaggcaggaagggaggaaggaacgaACGAacgaaggaagaaaggaaggaaagaagacatggagggagggagcaagggaagaaggaagagaggaaagaagggaggaaggaaggaaggaaggaaggaaggaaggaaggaaggaaggaaggaaggaaggaatatggaaggaaggaaggaaggaggagagagcaTCTCTTATTCCAATATATATTGGATTCCCTGTGTGACCATATGTCACCAATGACTTCCTTtatttgagtctcagtttcctcacctttaaaataaattagttgGATTAGGCActttagaaaaagatcttaaatctAGAACTTTAAGAGAACTTAGAGGTTATAATTAAAACCACTTTATTTTAAgactgaggaaaatgaggtgCTGAAAAGGGAAGTAGCATGCCTAACATCACACAGGTGAATGgctgaaatggaatttgaactcaattaaTCAAAGAACTCAAGTACTCAAACAACAACTCAACAACTCAAAcaacttccagctctaaattagGGGTGTCATATACACTGCCCATAGCACTCCTGAATGCATTCCAACcacatgaaaatgaaataatcaaatattGAATAAAACATAAGAGAACATCAATAATGTTGATGTAAGATTTTCTAAGTTAGTAAGCATCCTGCAAGGAATTTTTCATGTGATTTAGTGGTACCATTTCAATATGATGTTGAAACTGCTAGACTAATTCAGTGAGCCAGATTCAAAGTTGATGAAAAAATTTGGTATGAGTTAGAGAATAACCCTTgtgagaatgaagagaaagagctCACAAGGGCTTGAAGTACAGCAGGATGTGATCCTAGAAGTGATAGGAAGGAAAAGCTTCACAGTGACTGATCAAATATGTTCTGCTCCTGGCTCTGAATTAGTCATCAAAGGTGAAACCCTGGGCTCTGACATGGATGCCAAGTACAAGTACAGCTTAATGCCTGAAACACCAGAAAGAAGGTAGAGCCACCTAGATCGACTGATCATTTTTCTGGATATTTTCCCAAAAGTAACACACTAGCAGAGATGACAAAGAGATAAAGCAGGGAATATACCCACCATACACCAAGAACATTGAAAGCATGCTTGCTTCTTCATGGAGCACTACAGACTTACCTCAGTTTACTGTTGTCTTGTCCTTCTTGAACACCTGGCTTATTACTGCTCAAGAATAGCAGAATTCTGTGGCCAGGCTCAATCCATAAGCAACAATTTCCTGTCCTTGGGTGAATGCATTTCCATGTGACCAAAATTACCTGGAAAGTGGTTCCAATAGCTCCCTTATTGCCTTTGCAGTCACTTGGGGTCATTCAGCCTGCCATCACTATGAAAGCATGTGAAAGAAATTACTCAAGCTACAGAAAGCTTCATCACCCTGGGATCCCCATTCTGCCCTCTCCTACTGACCAGCCATGTTTCCCAATCACAATTCTTCCCTTCCAAGTCCCCTAAGCAGCCCAGATGGGAAGCATCAGCCTTCCTTGGAGCAACACAGCTGTCTAAGAATGAGTAAGAGTGGGAAGGCAGATACAACCAGCTCCACATCCCCTGCTTAGGAGACTTTTGTCCTCTCCAAGCAGCCTTCAGGATGCTGATGCTCCTGACATCCATTCTGTTACCCTATCAGTGGTTACCAAAGTCGGGGAGGTAGAAGACTTGAACTATGGAAAAAGAGAGGTAGCATTTGCTTCCAAAGCTGGGAATAAAGGCAccaacttttctctctttctctctcattctgaaGTGACCTGAAAAAAATGGATCAATACCAAGGAGACTTAAACCTGGTAATAAACCGTCTTATTAgataaatgtcagctgttattgttattcagcCAAATTAAGTAGTTCTTTGTCTCAAACACTCACTGGCCTCTTCTGCCTCTGTAATTTTGAAAAAGCTGTTCCCTCTTGATTTCAGCCTATAGAACTAGAAATCCTTTAAGGTCAAACCAAAATGCTATAGCCTCCAGAAAAATTTCCCTGATTCCTCTTTTCATGAGTTAGTAATGGGATCTTCCTCTACAGACTTCACAAAGCTGTTTGAGTCTCACTTATCTCTGGCATGTAGCATGTAGCAAGtactttggttattttttttcaggtgctagggagacaaaaaaaaaaaaaaaaaaggatattcctgcctccagaagcttatattttacagGGTAAAGGGTGGGAAGGGTTTTACAGAACAACATATCTATACATCAATAGTATCATACAAGAACAATAGGGAGAGGTAACAATATTAGCGGTAAGATCAGGAAAGGAATTATTGAGTTAACctttgaaggaagaaatggattctAAGAAGCTAGAGTGAGGAGGAAGGGCATTGCAAGCTAAGGAACAGTTTTTGTTTACACATGGAGACAAGAGATGAAGTATTGAAATTGGGGGACTTCCCATCATCTGATTTGGCTGGAATGTTGAATTTGTGAAGGGGAACAGCATAAAAATGTTGGAAAGGTAGATGGGAACCTGCAGGTTATAAGAGACCTTAAGTGCCAGGCTAGGGAAATCCTACTTTGTTTTATGTCTAGGCAATGGGGAGCTATTGGACACTTTTGAAAGAGGAGTGGAGATGATAAGACCTGTGCTTTTAGCAACTACATGAAGTATGGACTAGAAAGGagagaaactaaaaagaaaaagatccattTGAGGTTAATATGGCAGTGTGGACAAGAGAGAGGATTGAGACAATAGAAAAATGGAAGTTTGGAGGAGGATGACCACATATATAGAAGTCATCTGCACAAAAGGGATATTTGAACCCACAGATGCTGATAAATCTCCAAAAGATGatggaagaaaaaacacaaaGCCCAAAGAGAAAAACTCCCAAGAtgctttcagatttgcaaagtactttacatgcaTTATTTAATCTGGTGCTCATAACAGCTCTGGGAGAAAAGTCCTTTTGCAGCTATGCCATGGAAGTGAGACTGAAAGAGGTTTTGTGCTTCCTCAAGATCATCATCTAAAGCACAACTTGAGCTCAGGGCTCTCTATGCCCCCAACAGCTAAGAGAAAGGGAGATGGATGATAACCCAGCATCAAGAGGAGGCCAAAAGGGAGCAATTAGACAAGTAGAAGAACAATGGAGTGATATCATGGATGCCAAGGGGAAAAGAGATTAGTCAGAGAGATTGGGTGACCAATTGGATCAAAAGTTGGAGAGGAATAAAGAAGGATGAAAACCAAGAACTGCCATCAGCTTTGGTAATTAGAAGATCCTCAGTAACTTTAGAAAGAATAATTTCCCCAAAATTGTTGGGCCACAATCCAGATTGCAAGAGATTGACAAGTTATTATATAACAGTGAGGGTAGATATCCACTTTAGATCATGATATAAATTTGGGTGTGCAGACATTGATGttaaatctttttcatttaagatttttatctttaatagaTCTGGGAAGAAGCAGGAAATTTCCAGCTTTTCAAATAAAAGCTAAGCTCCCTTTTTGAATAAAAAGTTGAACCTGCAAGTATAACATTCTGAAGATTTCATGGCACTAGGCTGAAAATTTATAGGTAAGATTTACCCAAAACAAAGATAAGAAAGTCCAGTagggaaaataatacatataaattaattataatatgatAGGCTTCCAGATATCAGTTATGATTTTGAGAGGACAGCTATGTGGCAAAGCAGATAAAATGCCAGTCTCagaagtcaggaagtctcatcttcctgtgttcaaatctggcctcagctacctagttgtgtgactctgggcaagtcactttaccctgtctgcctcaatttctttatctgtataatgagATAGAGAAAATATTGGCAAACCACAGCATCACCCTTATCAAGTAaagcccaaatagggtcacaaagtgtcaagcatgactgaaaaactactgaacaacaaatacaaagagaaactcaGTGTAGCCTTCATTCCCACCAGCCCAATACCTCCTGTAAAAGTCCCCCCAAATGTTAAACATCCAAAAGGTTatcaggaagaaaacaaaaatgatcttTCTCCCTTTGTACAAAAGCATGGTGACTCCACACCTGGACtctacttaaagaaaaaaagaatgaaatggaagagagctcagaaaaaagCAACTGAAATGATCACAGAAGCAAAATGTATTACTTCTCTGGTTTTACAGGGGAAGAAACAGACTCAGAGCCatgaattgacttgcccaaactAGGATTCAAAGCCAAGTCTCCCCACTCCCCCAATAGAGACAATGTGAAAGGTAAAAAGGACTAGAAATGAGGGGAAATCCTTGATGCTTGATGACCCAGAGACAAAAGCTGCTTACTCCAACTGCTGTATAAGGGAGGGTAGGGAATGGTTAATGCCTTTCCTTCTAGAGAAAGCAACACTTCCTTTAACTTCAGCATTGGGAAGCTCCAACTTAGAGAATTTGGGTGGTTGGGGGCTAGACACTTACCTAtgtctcaatttctctttcttgatgATGAGAATCTTTATTGCCTTCCAAAATCTGATGAGCTCTAGGAGACTAGGACTTTTGTGGGGAAGGAGTAAAGTATGTTAAACAAcagctactacaaaaaaaaatgtggctTATGAATGTTGATTTTCAGTGTGGGGCTGGGGATGAAAGTACTGTGGCATCAATTATATTTATTGCGTAGCAATAGAACTTTGAACTCAGTCTCCTTTAGACATGAATTATAGGACAAGTGAGGTCTAGTACTATTTTTGAAACTATGGGGATAGAAATATGACCTAAACTTAAGAATTTCTTGGTCCTGGTAAAGAATTTTATCAAAATACTTGCTCTGATAATTTGTCTTAAAGTATTGCCTAGAGTGctgaaatgacttgtctaaagtcacacagtcagtatggGTCAGAAGTGAATGgaacttgaatctaggtcttcctggcAGGAGGGTTGGCTAGACCTGACTGGAAACTATTGCTCCCTAAAACAAAAAAGTGGGGAGAGGTGTTAATCAGCCTTCTAAGTTTAAATTAGTAGTAGTTTTGGTAATCATAacagtttgcatttttattgcattttaagatttacaaagcactttgaatATTTCACTTGAAACTCATACCACCTCTCTAAGCAGAGAATGcaattatttttgtcttcctattgcagatgaaaaaacagatCTCTAAACAGTTAGGTAACAGTCAGTTTCAAAGC
This genomic window contains:
- the LOC127542737 gene encoding olfactory receptor 10T2-like, with the protein product MKLENETWIVKEFVLVGFSNLPDLKPTLFILFLLMYLISLSSNVTIITIIYLDHTLHTPMYYFLGVLSLSETCYTLVTIPNMLVHLLMENQVISIPSCWAQMFFFIGLACSNCFLLTLMGYDRYVAICHPLRYAVIMSPSVCLHLGSLVFCSGFLVAVTETCLIFSSSFCHSNRVEHFFCDIAPVLKLSCTQSAAKVLTIFFFSVIVLLASFFLILLSYAFIVAAIVRIPSAAGRRKAFSTCVSHLTVVIVHFGCASIIYLRPESGSNPDEDRMVAVFYTVVTPLLNPVVYTLRNKEVRVALKRTLGCRLRTQNN